From Micrococcus porci, one genomic window encodes:
- a CDS encoding DUF7059 domain-containing protein yields MSLPAPHLSPAAAAALAADLTALPYTTDVVETLLGPVATAALDREHAVAARRVVAGVLAAPAARDAAAASRPLAAVVGAFMLGEPVPAADLAAALPALGLDGAVEAGLVVLDGADTGAERARATVDLSPYAADEPGPMWVASDQTALQRRGPLPEDHVLGIGRASLTLAGATQRRPVARALDLGVGCGVQTLHLLAHAEHVTATDLSERALDFTRFNLLLNADVLRLDRERLEDRVRLAAGDLLGPVAGERFDLVVSNPPFVITPRTDPDAPVLTYRDGGREGDRLVAELIAALPEHLVEGGTAQLLANWEIPAGAAEIPAGAAEVPAGDDAPPAWDARPRSWVGPGMQAWFVQRDRQDPAGYAETWLQDSSLELDPAAYEAAYRGYLDDFAARGVTGVGFGHVWLRRPAADRSQGRAWTVAEELTQPLDEALGTAWAAAVARRDRLAAGPEAGATDAVVTGDPALAALRGLHLRVAEDVTEERHSRFGAEHPEVILARQGAGFRRTARLDTATAGVLSASDGELSVGQLVGAVAALLELDDAGRAGLLAAVRELHEDGFLLEA; encoded by the coding sequence ATGAGCCTGCCCGCCCCGCACCTGAGCCCCGCCGCGGCCGCCGCACTCGCGGCCGACCTCACCGCCCTGCCGTACACGACCGACGTCGTGGAGACGCTGCTCGGACCCGTGGCCACCGCGGCCCTGGACCGCGAGCACGCCGTGGCCGCGCGCCGCGTGGTCGCCGGGGTCCTCGCCGCGCCCGCCGCGCGCGATGCCGCCGCCGCCTCCCGCCCGCTGGCCGCGGTGGTCGGCGCCTTCATGCTGGGCGAGCCCGTCCCCGCGGCCGACCTCGCCGCCGCCCTGCCCGCGCTGGGGCTGGACGGGGCCGTGGAGGCGGGGCTCGTCGTCCTCGACGGGGCCGATACGGGAGCCGAGAGGGCACGCGCCACCGTGGACCTCTCGCCCTATGCCGCGGACGAGCCCGGGCCGATGTGGGTGGCCTCGGACCAGACCGCGCTGCAGCGCCGCGGACCGCTGCCGGAGGACCACGTGCTCGGCATCGGCCGGGCCTCCCTCACGCTGGCCGGGGCCACGCAGCGCCGGCCGGTCGCCCGGGCCCTGGACCTGGGCGTGGGCTGCGGCGTCCAGACCCTTCACCTGCTGGCCCACGCCGAGCACGTCACCGCCACGGACCTCTCCGAGCGCGCCCTCGACTTCACCCGGTTCAACCTCCTGCTCAACGCGGACGTCCTCCGCCTGGACCGGGAGCGCCTGGAGGATCGGGTCCGCCTGGCCGCCGGGGACCTGCTCGGGCCGGTGGCGGGGGAGCGGTTCGACCTGGTCGTCTCCAATCCGCCGTTCGTCATCACCCCGCGCACCGATCCCGACGCTCCCGTGCTCACCTACCGGGACGGAGGCCGCGAGGGGGATCGACTCGTCGCCGAGCTGATCGCCGCCCTGCCGGAGCACCTCGTCGAGGGCGGCACCGCGCAGCTGCTCGCCAACTGGGAGATTCCCGCAGGAGCGGCCGAGATCCCCGCGGGAGCGGCCGAGGTCCCCGCGGGAGACGACGCCCCTCCTGCTTGGGACGCGCGCCCCCGGTCCTGGGTGGGCCCCGGGATGCAGGCGTGGTTCGTCCAGCGGGACCGGCAGGACCCGGCCGGCTACGCCGAGACGTGGCTGCAGGACTCGTCCCTCGAGCTGGACCCGGCCGCCTACGAGGCCGCGTACCGCGGCTACCTGGACGACTTCGCGGCCCGCGGGGTCACCGGGGTGGGCTTCGGGCACGTGTGGCTGCGCCGCCCCGCCGCGGACCGCTCGCAGGGCCGAGCGTGGACGGTCGCCGAGGAGCTGACCCAGCCGCTCGACGAGGCCCTCGGCACGGCCTGGGCGGCCGCCGTCGCCCGCCGGGACCGGCTCGCCGCCGGACCGGAGGCGGGGGCGACCGACGCCGTCGTCACCGGTGACCCCGCCCTGGCCGCGCTGCGCGGCCTGCACCTGCGCGTGGCCGAGGACGTCACGGAGGAGCGGCACTCCCGGTTCGGCGCCGAGCATCCTGAGGTCATCCTGGCCCGTCAGGGCGCGGGCTTCCGGCGCACCGCCCGCCTGGACACCGCCACGGCGGGCGTCCTGTCCGCCAGCGACGGCGAGCTGTCCGTGGGGCAGCTGGTCGGCGCGGTGGCGGCCCTGCTGGAGCTGGACGACGCCGGCCGAGCCGGACTGCTGGCGGCCGTCCGGGAACTCCATGAGGACGGCTTCCTGCTCGAGGCCTGA